The Brassica oleracea var. oleracea cultivar TO1000 chromosome C6, BOL, whole genome shotgun sequence genome includes a region encoding these proteins:
- the LOC106298944 gene encoding transcription factor TCP1-like, producing the protein MSSSNNDYNNGNNGVYPFSLYLSPLAGRQDIIRNPYNHQPTPSPGQMVSAVPESLINYMSFSSNRAVNQQGFEIPEVSREIKQAVKKDRHSKIQTGQGLRDRRVRLSIGIARQFFDLQDMLGFDKASKTLDWLLKKSRRAIKELVQGKKVNTDEDFANIGGEVEEEEDEEDEEDDGDKSFVYGSSPDSLEEEMVCEVKKAQKRKKKIELRNISSKGSRAKARGKAKEITRETTYDHPETISEITQTEIMDPLKRSIIFNEGEDMTHSLCKEATQEFDSQECTLSKTKVNLPTNMDQSYNQHYGTFMLKDQGSSSNYNNILPQNLDFYYDQNPFIDQPFCAVTKTNFPRGFP; encoded by the exons ATGTCTTCTTCCAACAATGATTACAATAATGGTAACAATGGAGTGTACCCTTTTTCTCTTTACCTTTCTCCACTAGCTGGCCGTCAAGACATCATCCGTAATCCCTATAATCATCAGCCAACACCATCTCCAGGCCAAATGGTATCAGCAGTGCCTGAGTCTCTGATCAACTACATGTCGTTTAGCTCAAACCGTGCTGTGAATCAGCAAGGGTTCGAGATTCCTGAGGTGTCTAGAGAAATCAAGCAGGCGGTGAAGAAAGATAGGCATAGCAAGATTCAGACGGGACAAGGTCTTAGAGACAGGAGGGTAAGGCTTTCTATTGGTATTGCTCGCCAATTCTTCGATCTCCAGGATATGTTGGGGTTTGATAAAGCCAGTAAAACATTAGACTGGCTACTCAAGAAATCAAGAAGGGCCATCAAAGAGCTTGTCCAAGGAAAAAAGGTCAACACTGATGAAGATTTTGCAAACATAGGAGGTGAAGTTGAAGAGGAAGAGGATGAGGAGGATGAGGAGGATGATGGAGATAAGAGCTTTGTGTATGGTTCAAGCCCTGATTCTTTAGAAGAAGAAATGGTATGTGAGGTCAAGAAGGCACAGAAGAGAAAGAAGAAGATTGAATTGAGAAACATATCCTCAAAGGGATCAAGAGCCAAAGCTAGAGGAAAGGCAAAGGAGATAACAAGAGAAACGACCTATGATCATCCAGAAACCATCTCCGAGATCACACAAACTGAAATCATGGACCCGCTCAAGAGGTCTATTATCTTCAATGAAGGAGAAGACATGACACATTCACTCTGCAAGGAAGCAACCCAAGAGTTTGATAGTCAAGAATGTACCTTAAGCAAGACCAAGGTCAATCTTCCCACCAATATGGATCAAAGTTACAACCAGCATTATGGGACGTTTATGTTGAAAGATCAGGGTTCTAGCAGCAATTACAATAATATTCTGCCTCAAAACTTGGATTTTTATTATGATCAAAACCCTTTTATTGATCAACCCTTTTGTGCAGTCACCAAGACGAATTTCCCCAGGG GGTTTCCATAA